The proteins below come from a single Mangifera indica cultivar Alphonso chromosome 16, CATAS_Mindica_2.1, whole genome shotgun sequence genomic window:
- the LOC123198614 gene encoding ubiquitin carboxyl-terminal hydrolase 27: MLFLNNSFNSVVSTAQFFIEALTFPIPSPFTTSQLLNLASPAMKTEAHSTVKALIRTLKYGAFSWVSASGFHISVAGLLGAAGLVFALKKDVKFGSFSGFSWLPERDSSLEKTVYLVPGLQNLGNNCFLNVILQALASCTYFQPFLQKVMEECDEHHENLPLTVALAALLEELCLVAEGRVVLSPRQVMLTLELYIQNFNLTSQQDAAEAFLHLLSSLRKEFSDCYSPKQSFLVDATATQNFRILSSKKLEDQSEQKRWRKHSFGPFDGILCSVLICQSCSSQISLDYQFFHSLPVSPVLDSGSSIMFGCTLEDCLKQFVIAERVENYRCSHCWHIAGIKYLSAIEASEMEIEGLRSCSAQDSCDCTNLLHLQSLPWSNNFSHTLKQLALSRCPQILCIQLQRATMNMFGELVKLKGHIRFPLILDLMPFMKSGVGIKDFEESWQRGQRSSSTNPVNVKYDTQKLNSIYGHMGENIYAKVLAEAELGFNAHVKAFQGESKLPRTEGCSNTICKDMHMRSDDKVNKFSQFCPPKAYFYRLSSVVEHFGRVGSGHYTVYRSVRADSNIEDPDKHSETPSSRWFCISDSEVHSVSETDVLAAEASLLFYERIIES; encoded by the exons ATGCTCTTTCTTAACAATTCTTTTAATTCAGTTGTTTCAACAGCTCAATTTTTCATTGAAGCTCTTACCTTTCCGATTCCCTCTCCATTTACAACTTCACAACTCTTGAATTTGGCATCTCCTGCAATGAAAACTGAAGCACACTCAACTGTAAAAGCACTTATTCGTACTCTCAAATATGGAGCTTTTTCATGGGTTTCTGCTTCTGGGTTTCACATATCCGTGGCCGGTCTTCTGGGCGCCGCTGGGcttgtttttgctttgaaaaagGATGTTAAATTTGGAAGCTTTAGTGGCTTCTCATGGTTGCCTGAGAGGGATTCTAGTTTGGAGAAGACGGTGTACTTAGTACCTGGCTTGCAAAATCTTGGAAATAACTGTTTCTTGAATGTTATTTTGCAG GCTCTAGCTAGCTGTACATACTTTCAACCCTTTCTGCAGAAGGTTATGGAGGAATGTGATGAGCATCATGAAAACTTACCACTTACGGTTGCTTTAGCTGCTTTGTTAgaag AATTATGTTTAGTTGCTGAAGGAAGAGTTGTATTAAGTCCACGGCAAGTGATGCTTACATTGGAACTGTACATTCAAAACTTCAATCTAACAAGCCAGCAG GATGCAGCAGAAGCATTTCTTCATCTTTTGTCCTCTTTAAGGAAAGAATTTTCTGATTGCTACAGTCCAAAGCAAAGTTTTCTGGTGGATGCCACTGCTACTCAAAATTTTAGGATTCTTTCCTCAAAGAAGTTGGAGGACCAGAGTGAGCAGAAAAGATGGCGGAAACACTCCTTTGGACCATTTGATGGGATTCTTTGTAGCGTTTTGATTTGTCAAAGTTGTTCATCTCAG ATTTCACTGGACTATCAATTTTTTCATAGTTTACCTGTTTCACCTGTTCTAGATAGTGGTTCCTCTATT ATGTTTGGATGTACGTTGGAGGATTGCCTGAAACAGTTTGTCATTGCTGAAAGAGTTGAGAACTACCGCTGCAGCCACTGCTGGCACATAGCTGGCATAAAGTACTTATCTGCGATAGAAGCAAGTGAG ATGGAGATTGAAGGACTTAGGAGTTGTAGTGCTCAAGATTCTTGTGACTGTACtaatcttcttcatcttcaatcaTTACCGTGGTCAAATAACTTCTCCCATACTCTCAAACAACTAGCTCTTTCTCGTTGTCCCCAG ATTCTATGCATTCAACTGCAACGTGCTACCATGAATATGTTCGGAGAGCTAGTCAAACTTAAG GGCCATATCAGGTTTCCATTGATTTTGGACCTCATGCCATTCATGAAAAGTGGGGTAGGAATCAAGGACTTCGAAGAAAGTTGGCAAAGAGGACAGAGAAGCTCTTCTACCAACCCTGTTAATGTGAAATATGATACACAAAAGCTTAATTCCATTTACGGACATAtgggagaaaatatatatgcCAAAGTCTTAGCTGAAGCTGAACTTGGATTCAATGCACATGTAAAAGCATTTCAGGGAGAATCCAAATTGCCCCGGACTGAAGGCTGTTCTAATACCATATGCAAAGACATGCACATGCGATCTGATGATAAG GTAAATAAGTTTTCCCAGTTCTGCCCTCCAAAAGCGTATTTTTATCGTCTTTCTTCTGTGGTAGAACACTTTGGAAGAGTTGGAAGCGGACATTACACTGTTTACAGAAGTGTTAGAGCTGACTCAAACATAGAGGATCCTGATAAACATTCCGAGACTCCCTCATCTCGCTGGTTTTGTATATCAGATTCTGAGGTTCATAGTGTTTCAGAAACAGACGTTCTCGCTGCAGAGGCAAGCTTGCTATTCTACGAGAGAATCATAGAAAGCTGA